The window CGCTGGCGCGCACGCTCGGCACTTGCGCCTGCAGGGTGGCCAGTTCCTCGTGGCTGAGGATTGCTTCCAGCCTTGGCAGCAACTCGCGCCGTGCCTCGCCGAGCAGCAGCGCCTTCTCCGCCGCCTTGGCCGGGTAGCCGAGGGACAGGCGCATGAGGAAGCGATCGAGCTGCGACTCCGGCAGGGCGAAGGTGCCGCCCTGGCTCACCGGGTTCTGCGTGGCGATGACGAAGAACGACTCCGGCAGCGGCCGGGTCGCCCCTTCGATGGTCACCTGCCCCTCCTCCATGGCTTCAAGCAGCGCGCTCTGGCTCTTCGGCGTGGCGCGGTTGATCTCGTCGGCCAGCACCAGCTCGGCGAAGATCGGCCCGGGGTGGAAGACGAACTGGCCGCTGTCCTTGTCGAACACCGAAGTGCCGAGGATGTCGCCGGGCAGCAGGTCGGAGGTGAACTGGATGCGCTGGAAACTCAGGCCCAGCACCCGGGCCAGGGCGTGGCTGAGGGTAGTCTTGCCCATCCCCGGCAGGTCTTCGATCAGCAAATGGCCGCGCGCCAGCAGACAGGTCATGGCCAAACGCACCTGCGCCTCCTTGCCGAGCAGCACCTGATTGACCGCGTGCAGACAGGCATCCAGTTTCGTGTGCATGCATCACTCCTTGTTGATCTGAAACCCGATGCTACTGGCCCGCCGGCACGCGGCAAAGCGCCGGCAACCTTTGCTGACGAAAGCGGGACACGGTGCGCAAGACTTGTAAGAGCCTGTTTACGATCTCGCGAGCTAGAGTCAAACAAGGCGAAAACGGCTGAGGAAGCGGAGTTTACGAGTTGTAAATGAGCATTCCGAAGCCGTTTTCAACGCAGTTTGACCGACGCGCAGCAGATCGTAGACAGGCTCTAAGGTGGATGGCGCTTCATCCAGCCACCCTCGGTTCGGTGGAAAACGCTTCGCGGTTTTCCACCCTACGGACGCGTCATCGAAAAGCGATCGCGCGTGGTGCAGTAATTGCTGCCGCCCAGGCGGCCGACCAGATCGAGCTGCTGCGGGTCGATGCGGCCGTTGCCATCCAGCACTCGCTCATCGACATGCGCCAGCAGCACGCGGGCGAAGATCAGGTGGCAGTTGGGCGTCTCGCGCGGATAGGGTTGCACCTCCGCCACCACGCACTCGAAGGCCAGCGGCGCGCCGGCCACCCGCGGCACCTGCACGCGCTCGGCCGGCAGGCTGGCGATACCGCAGTGCGCGAACTCGCTGACGCCATGCGCCAGCAGCGCCGCCGAGGCGTTCATCGCCTCGGCCTGGGCGGCGGACACCAGCTGGATCACCAGCTCGCCGGTGTCTTGCACATTGCGCAGGGTGTCCTTGAGGCTGCCGTCGTCGCGCACGCCGACATTGACCATCAGGGTCGGTGGCTCGTCGCTGATGACCTGGAAGAAGCTGAACGGCGCCAGGTTGGCGATGCCCGTCTGCGAGCGGGTGGAGACCCAGGCGATGGGCCGTGGAGTCACGCTGGCGGCCAGCCAGCGGTAGGCCTCCAGCGGAGAAAGAGTGGTGAAATCGAGCTGCATCGGAACCTCTGTGCAGACGGGTGGGTAATCAACGCGCCGGGCTACACTAGCACCACTGTCCCTCAGGAGTGATTGCATGAAGCGTTTCCCCCTACTTGTCGCCGTCCTCGCCACCCTCGGCGGCTGTATGACCAACGAGCAGTTCATCGCCCAGAACCAGGAAGCAGCGATCAAGGCCACCACGGCGCGGGCTGCCTTCGAGCTCAACTGCCAGAGCGTGACGCCGAGCGTGCTCACCAGCAAGGTGGTTGAAACCCGCTTCGGCTGGGAACGTACCGAATACACCATCGGTGTGCGTGGCTGCGGCAAGCAGGCGGTGTACCTCACCTACTGCCTCAATCCGGACAACTGCAACGCCATCAGCGACAGCGCCCGGATACAGGGCCAGTGAACGATGCACCCCTCTCTTCGAGGGGCGCTTCTCATCAGCGCCCGGCGCGTGATTCACGAATGTAGAAGCGCGCCTTCTCGGATTTCTCCGTGCAGCCTTGGTAGCCCTCGAATTGCTGCTGGGTCTTGGCCGCGGTGAGCAACGACAACGCCTTGGAATAGCTGACGGTGCCGGCGAAACCTTCGGCCTTGGCCAGGTCCAGTTCCTTCCAGGCGCTATCCAGCTGATTGGCGCAACTGTCGCGGTACGCCGTTTTGCCGGCGCAGCCAACCAGCAGCAGAGCCATCACGGACAGGCAGATCAAGGCTTTCATCGATATTGCTCCTTGCAAGGGGAAATCATGGAAGTGGGAGTTTAGAGGACATCAGCGCCCGTCATGAGCACGCCCGGCACCGCCAGTAGGACGACAGATCGGCCGGAAAGTGCCCTCCGCGCCGAACGCATCGCCCATCTCAGGAGCACGCACGACGATTGGCAGGCAATTTTACCCGAGCCCGCCTTGGCGCATTGAGACAGCGCGCGTATGTTCGAACTATAGGCATTTCGGGGGGATTGACGATGAGCAAGCGAGTGGCTCTGGTTCTGGGATCGGGGGGTGCGCGCGGCTATGCGCATATCGGCGTGATCGCCGAACTGGAAGCCCGCGGCTATGACATCGCCTGTATCGCCGGCTGTTCGATGGGCTCGGTGATCGGCGGCATCTATGCCGCCGGCAAGCTGAACGAGTACCGCGCCTGGATCGAGAGCCTGGATTATCTCGACGTGTTGCGCCTGGTCGATGTCAGCTTCCGCCTCGGTGCCATCCGTGGCGAGAAGGTGTTCGGCCGCATCCGCGAGATTGTCGGCGAAATCAATATCGAAGACCTCAACATCCCCTACACCGCCGTCGCCACCGACCTCACCAACCAGCAGGAAATCTGGTTCCAGGAAGGTTGCCTGCATCAGGCCATGCGCGCCTCGGCGGCGATTCCCAGCCTGTTCACCCCTGTGGTGCAAGGCAACCGCATGCTGGTCGACGGCGGCATCCTCAACCCGCTGCCGATCGTGCCGGTGGTGTCCAGCCACTGCGACCTGATCATCGCCGTCAACCTCAACGCCACCAACCATCGGCAGTACCAATTGCCGACGATCGAACGACCGCCGGCCCTCAAGGGACGCTTCGATCAGCTGATGAACTCGTTGACCACGCGGCTGCCATCGTTCCTCGGCAAAAGCAACGGCAGTGAACAGGCGTTGGCGTTGCTGGTGCGTGAGCGCGAGATAAACCCGGCGCAACCCAATCCCTGGATTGACGAACCGGCCTCACCCCAGTCGCAACAACCGGTCGCCGCGCCGGAAAGCGAAGGGGCGCCGAAGTCCGCCGCGGGCTCGGTGGTGGTCAACACCATCGGCCCGGCCTCGCTGCTGGAGCTGATCAACCAGAGCTTCGAAGTGATGCAAACCTCGTTGGCGCAGTACAAGATCGCCGGCTATCCGCCCGATATCCTGATCAACGTACCGAAGCGCGCCTGCCGCTTCTTCGAGTTCTACAAGGCACCGGAACTGATCGAACTGGGTCGACAGATCGCCAGCGATACCCTGGACAAGTACGAGCAGGACGAGCGCTGAGCCATGCCCAGGCTGCCGACACGCAGCTCACCCGCAACCGCCAGACCGTTCTTCAGCATTCGCGCAGTCGATAACCGACCCCCGCCTCGGTGACGATAAAGCGCGGTGCGGCCGGGTCGTCAGCCAGCTTCTGCCGCAGATGGCCGACCACCACTCGCAGGTAGTGGCTGTCCTCGGCATGGGTCGGGCCCCAGATGTCCTTGAGCAACTGCTGCTGGGTCACCACCCGCCCCAGATGCCGCGCCAGTTGCGCCAGCACGGCGTATTCCTTGCGGGTCAGACTGACCTCGACACCATCCAGGCTCACCCGCCGATAGGCGAAATCGAGGCTCAGCGGACCGCTGCTGACCTGCGCCGGCGCCTGTTCGCCATTGCCGGCCTGGCGCAGCAACACGCGCACGCGGGCGA is drawn from Pseudomonas cavernae and contains these coding sequences:
- a CDS encoding AAA family ATPase, translating into MHTKLDACLHAVNQVLLGKEAQVRLAMTCLLARGHLLIEDLPGMGKTTLSHALARVLGLSFQRIQFTSDLLPGDILGTSVFDKDSGQFVFHPGPIFAELVLADEINRATPKSQSALLEAMEEGQVTIEGATRPLPESFFVIATQNPVSQGGTFALPESQLDRFLMRLSLGYPAKAAEKALLLGEARRELLPRLEAILSHEELATLQAQVPSVRASDALVDYVLRLVEATRSQPQFAWGLSPRASLALLAAARAWAFLAERDYVIPEDVQAVLPSVVGHRLRERADPAGHGGGALVQWLLREVPAL
- a CDS encoding flavin reductase family protein — translated: MQLDFTTLSPLEAYRWLAASVTPRPIAWVSTRSQTGIANLAPFSFFQVISDEPPTLMVNVGVRDDGSLKDTLRNVQDTGELVIQLVSAAQAEAMNASAALLAHGVSEFAHCGIASLPAERVQVPRVAGAPLAFECVVAEVQPYPRETPNCHLIFARVLLAHVDERVLDGNGRIDPQQLDLVGRLGGSNYCTTRDRFSMTRP
- a CDS encoding patatin-like phospholipase family protein; this translates as MSKRVALVLGSGGARGYAHIGVIAELEARGYDIACIAGCSMGSVIGGIYAAGKLNEYRAWIESLDYLDVLRLVDVSFRLGAIRGEKVFGRIREIVGEINIEDLNIPYTAVATDLTNQQEIWFQEGCLHQAMRASAAIPSLFTPVVQGNRMLVDGGILNPLPIVPVVSSHCDLIIAVNLNATNHRQYQLPTIERPPALKGRFDQLMNSLTTRLPSFLGKSNGSEQALALLVREREINPAQPNPWIDEPASPQSQQPVAAPESEGAPKSAAGSVVVNTIGPASLLELINQSFEVMQTSLAQYKIAGYPPDILINVPKRACRFFEFYKAPELIELGRQIASDTLDKYEQDER
- a CDS encoding response regulator; translation: MTSNQPTILVIDDEPQIRKFLRISLSAQQYRVLEAGNGTEGLAQAALAKPDLVVLDLGLPDLDGKAVLAELREWSTVPVLVLSVRASEGEKVLALDGGANDYVTKPFSIQEFLARVRVLLRQAGNGEQAPAQVSSGPLSLDFAYRRVSLDGVEVSLTRKEYAVLAQLARHLGRVVTQQQLLKDIWGPTHAEDSHYLRVVVGHLRQKLADDPAAPRFIVTEAGVGYRLREC